Genomic window (Tardiphaga sp. vice304):
GACGTCGGGCATATCGTTTGTCATCCGGTGTCAGATACGGCTATGCAGAGGCATATAGGAGGCGACCGGCAACAGCGCATCGTCCGCGCGGCCGGTCACACGAAGCAGGTCGGGAATACAGCATGGCAGGCACGAGCAACAAGATGTGGGGCGGCCTGTTCGGCGAGAACCCCGACGCGATCATGGAGGAGATCAACGTCTCCATCGATGTCGATCGCGCCCTCTACGCCCAGGATATCGCGGCGTCCAAGGCGCATGCCGCCATGCTCGCCGCCCAGGGCATTATTACCGCCAAGGATGCGAAACAAATCGCCGGCGGTCTAGACACGATCCTGTCAGAGATCACCAAGGGCTCGTTTACCTTCAAGCGCGCGCTCGAGGACATTCACATGAATGTCGAGAGCCGGCTCGGCGAGCTGATCGGCCCGGCATCGGGCCGGCTGCATACCGCGCGCTCGCGCAACGACCAGGTCGCGACCGACTTCCGGCTGTTCGTCCGCGATACGCTGGATGTGCTGGACGAGGCCTTTGCCGCGTTCCAGCGGGCGCTGGTCGATCGCGCGCTGGAGCATGCCGGCACCGTGATGCCCGGTTTTACGCACCTGCAGACCGCGCAGCCGGTGACTTTCGGCCACCATCTGATGGCCTATGTGGAAATGGCTGCGCGCGACCGCGGCCGTTTTGCCGACGCCCGCAAGCGGCTCAATGAAAGCCCGCTGGGGGCTGCGGCGCTCGCCGGGACCTCGTTCCCGATCGACCGCCACGCCACCGCCCGTGCGCTGGGCTTCGACCGGCCGATGAACAATTCGCTGGATGCGGTGTCGGACCGCGATTTCGTGCTGGAAACGCTGTCGGCCGCGTCGATCGCCGCCGTGCATTTGTCGCGCTTCGCCGAGGAAATCGTGATCTGGACCTCGCCGCTGGTCGGTCTGGTGCGGCTCTCGGACAAATTCACCACCGGCTCCTCGATCATGCCGCAGAAGCGCAATCCGGACGCCGCCGAACTGGTCCGCGCCAAGACCGGCCGGGTGATCGGCGCGCTGACCGGGCTCCTGATCGTGATGAAGGGCCTGCCGCTGGCCTATCAAAAGGACATGCAGGAGGACAAGCAGGGCGCCATGGAGGCGTTTTCGGCGCTGTCGCTGGCGATCCGCGCGATGACCGGCATGGTCCGCGACCTCGTGCCGAACGAGGCGAAGATGCACGCCGCTGCCGGCGAGGGCTATGCCACCGCAACCGATCTGGCCGACTGGCTGGTCCGCACCCTGAAAATGCCCTTTCGCGACGCCCATCACGTCACCGGCAGGATCGTCGGCCTGGCCACCAAGGCCGGCGTGGCGCTGCATGAGCTGCCATTGAAGGACATGCAGGCCGTGGAGCCGAAGATCACGGCGGCGGCGCTAGTGGTGCTGTCGGTGGAATCCTCGGTGAAAAGCCGCGTCAGCTACGGCGGCACCGCGCCGAAAAACGTCCTGGCGCAGGCCAAGGCGTGGTCCAAGCGTCTGGAAAAAGAAAAGAAATAGGCGTGTCGTCCCCGCGAAAGCGGGGACCCATAGCCTCCGTCTCCTCAATAAGGACACGGAAGCTGCGGTATTTTAGTTACGGCGCCTGAGGTTATGGGTCCCCGCTTTCGCGGGGACGACGGGACCTCTCGCCACAGCCGCCCAATCTTTGTATGGTGCCCGCGCATTTGGGGATTTTGCCGTGAATTGTTCGACCCGCCCCGCCTCCAGGCGCTGGGCCCTGCTTGTTTTGACCGTCTCCGCGCTGGCGCTGGCCGGCTGCGGCCGCAAGGGCGGGCTCGACCTGCCGCCGCAGGGTAATTTGCAGCCGAGTGCTTCGTCCGAGCCCACGATCAATCCCGACGCCAATTCGGCGGCCGGCAAGGGTACGGCGCTGTTCTCGACGTCGAGCGGCGACGATTCGCAGCCATCGGCCGCGCGCGGCCGCAAGCGCGCGTTCGTCCTCGATCCGCTGCTGGATTAGGCGCCATGCGACATTTCGACTATCGCGACGGCGTGCTTCACGCCGAGGGCGTCGATGTGGCCGCGATGGCGGAGGCCGTCGGCACGCCGTTCTATTGCTATTCGACCGCCACGCTGGAGCGGCATTTTCGCGTGTTCAGCGAAGCCTTCAGCGACGTGAAGTCGGTGGTCTGCTACGCGATGAAGGCCAATTCCAACCAGTCCGTGTTGCGCACACTGGCGAAGCTCGGCGCCGGCGCCGATGTGGTCTCCGGTGGCGAATTGAAGCGGGCGCTGGCCGCCGGCATTCCGCCCGACAAGATCCTGTTCTCCGGCGTCGGCAAGACCGCCAACGAAATTCGCGCCGCACTCGCCGAAAACATCCTGTGCATCAACGTCGAGTCCGAGCCCGAGCTCGAACTGCTGTCGGCGATCGCCTCCGAAATGGGCCGCATTGCCCGCATCTCGATCCGCGTCAATCCGGACGTCGATTCCGGCGGCCATGCCAAGATCACGACCGGCAAGTCCGAGAACAAGTTCGGCATTCCCTTGAGCGGCGCGCGCGCCGTCTATGCCCGCGCAGCCAGCCTGCCGGGAATCCAGGTCACCGGCGTCGACATGCATATCGGCAGCCAGATCATCGATCTCGCGCCGATGGAAGCCGCGTTCCGGCTGCTCGCCGATTTCGTCGGCGTGTTGCGGGCCGATGGCCACACGATCAGCCACGTCGATCTCGGCGGCGGCCTCGGCATTCCGTATTATGAAGACCGCGCGGTGCCGCCGGAGCCCGCGGCCTATGCCGCGATGGTCAAACGCGTCACGCATAATCTCGGCTGCACGCTGATGTTCGAGCCGGGCCGGCTGATCGTCGGCAATGCCGGTATTCTCGTCGCGCGCGTGATCTATGTGAAGCATGGCGACGGCAAGAATTTCGTCATCATCGATGCGGCGATGAACGACCTGATCCGCCCGACGCTGTACGAGGCCTATCACGAGATCCTGCCGGTGGTGCAGCCGGCCCCCGGCGCGCCGATGATCGTGGCTGACGTCGTTGGGCCGGTCTGCGAGACCGGCGACTATCTGGCGCTCGACCGCAGCCTGCCCTTGCCGAAGCCCGGCGACCTGATCGCCGTGATGACCGCCGGCGCCTATGGCGCGGTGCAGGCCGGGACGTACAATACCCGCGCGCTGATCCCGGAAGTGCTGGTCAATGGCGAGCACTATGCCGTGGTCCGCCCCCGCGTCGAGATCGAGGATTTGATCGCGATGGACAAGCCTGCGCCGTGGCTGTGAGCTGAAACGCTGTAGCTCCCTCCCCCCTTGCGGGGGAGGGTCGGGGAGGGGGGGAGCCACAGACGCCGTCGCCCGCGGCACCCCCACCCCCAACCCCTCCCCGCAAGGGGGAGGGGAGCTAACCGCCGCGCCGATTTCCTTCCAGCGAAGGTATCGCCGTTGGCCTCACGCCTTCGTGACCCCATTCCCCGCGAATCCCCTTAGGCTCACCGTTTGCATGGCCATTCTCTGCCCGGCGGACCGCGCCTCATTGCCGCCGCCGTGCTAGGATGTCGTGCCGTAACCTTCGGAGATCGTCGTGAGCGCCACGCCCCCCGACCTCGCCCCATCCCGACCTGAGCCGGAGCTTGCGCAGGCGCTGCAGCGTGCGCGGATCGCCATTGCGTGGGAGCGATCGTGGCCGCATCTCGGCCGGCTGCTCAGCGTGGTCGGCCTGTTCCTGGTGGCGTCCTGGGCCGGGCTATGGCTGATGCTGCCGTCGGTGGCCCGCGCCATTGGCCTGGTGCTGTTTGCGCTCGCCGCGCTGGCGACGCTGATCCCGCTCGTCAAGTTCCGCTGGCCGTCGCGCGAGGAGGGCCTCTCCCGGCTCGACCGCGGCACCGGCATCCGGCATCGCCCGGCCACGGCGCTGAGCGACACGCTGGCGACGCAGGACCCGGTGGCGCGCGCGCTGTGGCTGGTGCAGCGCGAGCGCACGCTGGCCTCGCTCGACAAGATCCGCGCCGGCCTGCCGTCGCCGCGGCTCGCCATCCACGATCCCTGGGCGCTGCGCGCACTGGTCGCGGTGCTGCTGTTTGCCACCTGGTTTGCCGCGTCGGGCGAGCACGGCGCGCGGATCATGGCCGCGTTCAACTGGCAGGGCGTGCTGCCGCCGAGCAATGTCCGCGTCGATGCCTGGGTGACCCCGCCGGCCTATACCGGGCGTGCGCCGATCATTCTTTCCGCCGCCAACAAGGACGCCGCCGATGCCAATCTGCTGCCGGTGCCGGCCGGCAGCACGCTGATCGTGCGCTCCAGCGGCGGCACGCTCGATGTCGCGCTGACCGGCGGCATCAGTGAGGTCGCCCCCACGGCGGAGGCCCCGAAGGGCACCAGCGAGCGGCATTTCACCATCACCACCGACGGCACCGCGCATGTCCGTGCGCCGGCCAGCCAGCCGGTCTGGAAATTCACCGCCACCGGCGACCGCCCGCCGAGCATCGCGCTGGCGAGGGACCCCGAGCGCCAGGCGCGCGGGTCGCTGCAAATGTCCTACAGGCTCGAGGACGATTACGGCGTCACCGAAGCCCGCGCGCAATTTGCCGCCCGCGAGTCCGACGCCCGGGGGGCCAAGCCGCGGCCGCTGTTCGAGCCGCCGTCATTCTCGCTGGTGCTGCCCAATGCGCGGACCCGCAACGGCGTCGGCCAGACGGTCAAGGACCTCTCGGAAGACCCCTATGCCGGGGCGGACGTCACGCTGACCCTGACCGCCAAGGACGAGGCCGGCAATGAGGGCCAGAGCGAACCGTTCGCCACCCGGCTGCCGGAGCGGCTGTTCACCAAGCCGCTGCCGCGCGCGCTGATCGAGCAGCGCCGGATCTTGGCGCTCGACGCCAACCAGCGCGGCCAGATCGGCGTCGCATTGGAAGCGATGATGATCGCGCCGGAAGCTTTCACGCCGGAGGCCGGGCAGTATCTCGGCCTGCGCAGCGTGATGAGCCAGCTCGACCGCGCCCGCACCGATGCGGCGTTGCGCGAGGTGGTGGCCTCGCTGTGGTCGCTCGCCGTGACCATCGAGGACGGCGACATCACCGACGTCGACAAGGCGCTGAAGGCCGCGCAGGAGGCGCTCAAGCAGGCGCTGGAACGCGGCGCCAGCGACGAGGAAATCAAGAAGCTCACGGAAAATCTTCGCGCCGCGCTGGATAATTTCCTCAAGCATCTCGCCGAGAAGATGAAGGAGAATCCGCAGCAGCTGGCGCGTCCGCTCGACAAGAACACCAAGGTGATGCGGCAGCAGGACCTCAACAACATGATCGAGCGTATGGAGCGGCTGTCGCGCTCCGGCGACAAGGACGCCGCCAAGCAGCTGCTCGAACAGATGCAGCAGATGCTGGAAAACCTGCAGATGGCGCAGCCCGGCCAGCAGGGCGACGGCGAGATGGAGCAGGCGCTGAACGAACTCGGCGACATGATCCGCAAGCAGCAGCAATTGCGCGACAAGACCTTCAAGCAGGGCCAGGAATCCCGCGAGCAGCGCCGCCAGCGCCAAGCCAAGCCGGGCGAGCAGGGCATGGGCGATCTGCAGCAGGACCAGAAAAGCCTGCGCGACCGCCTGAAGAAGCTGCAGGACCAATTGGCCAAGCAGGGCATGGGCCAGGGACAGAAGGGCCAAAAGGGCGAGAAAGGCCAAAAGGGCCAGAGCGGGCAGGGCGAACAGGGCCAGCAGGGCGATCCCGGCGATGGCGATGATGGTGACGGATTGGGCGAGGCCGATTCGGCGATGGGCGATGCCGATGGCCGGCTCGGCGACGGCAATGCCGACGGCGCGGTCGATTCGCAGGGCAAGGCGCTTGATGCGCTGCGCAAGGGCGCGCAGAAGCTGGCGCAGGCGATGCAGCCCGGCGAGGGCGAAGGCCAGCAGGACGGTCCCGGCAACAATCCCGGTCGCCAGCAGGGCGCCGGCCGCCAGACCGATCCGCTCGGCCGCCCGCTGCAGGGCCGCGACCTTGGCGATGATCTCAGCGTGAAAATCCCCGGCGAGATCGACGTGCAGCGGGTGCGGAGAATTCTGGAAGAACTCCGCCGCCGCCTCGGCGACACCGCCCGCCCGCAGCTCGAACTCGACTATATCGAGCGGCTGCTGAAGGATTATTGAGGGCTTCTTTCTTCCCCTCTCCTGACCGCGCTGCGCGCGGCCACCCTCTCCCGCCTTCGCAAGGCTTCGCTTTGCTTGTCGGAGAGGGGATGTCAGAACTGCAACGCTGTCGCTTAAAGGCCTATTTCTGCGCCTTCGACGCCAGCGCATCTGCCACGGCGGTGCGGATATCCGCCACCGAGAACGGCTTCGTCACCACGTCATGCACGATGGCGTTCAATCCCGAGGCGCGTTCGCGCTGGTCGGCGAAGCCGGTCATCAGCAGGATGATGACCTCGGGAAAATCCCGCGCCGCGGCCAAAGCCAGCGCGATGCCGTCCATCACCGGCATCTTGATGTCGGTCAGCAGCAGGTCGAACGCGCCGTCCTGATCGGTCAGGATTTCCAGCGCCTCGGCGCCGTCCTGCGCGGTGACGATCTCGTGGCCGTCCAGCGCGATGGCGCGCGCCACCAGCACGCGCATCGATTCTTCGTCATCGGCAATCAGGATACGCATCACCACTCCCTGCAACGTCCGCGCAACTCAACCCGCCAGGTCACGCTTGTTGAAGAAGCGCACGTCGAGGCTGCGGCCTTCCGGCGGCGGCGACGCCAGCCGCGAGCGGAACCAGGCCTTGTCGCCGGGATTGAGGCCCTGCTGCTCCAGGACCGCGTTCCAAGCATAGATCTCGGTACCCTTGGCGTCACGGACCACGAAGCGCAGCCGCGGCAGCGCCACCGGAACGGTCTTGCTGTCGCCGACAATATTGCCCTCGATCACCAACACCGGCTTGCCATCGACCGTCTCGGTCAAGACCTTGACGTCGTTGAACGACAGCCCGCGCAGGTTCACATGAATACCTGCCAACTGATAGAAGCCGGCGGTCTGCGGCATCATTCGGACGATGTCGACGCGCCAGAACAGCAAGGCCAGGACCAGGGCCGCCATGCCGAAACAGGCCGTGGAAAGGCTCAGCCGCGGCAAAAAAGGCAGGCGTAGCGAAAATTTCGGGGCTAGCCGGCGCAGCGGCGACAGCCGCGACTTGCGGCCGAAGCGCGGCCCGGCGACGGGTTCGTCCCGGGCCATGGCGGTCCAGTCGGCGTCCGTCACGGGAGCGGCGGCCTCGGGGAGCTGTTCCGCCGAGATCGACGGGCTTTCGATCTGCGGCACCGCGGCCGGGGCCTCGTCGGCCTCGTCCTCTGTGATACCCCAGGCGCTCATGTCCTCGTTCGGGTCGGGCTCGGCCATCGCCGGTACTTTGGCGCGCGCCAGGTCCTCCGGCTGCGCCAGCCAGATCTCCTTGCAGCGCGCACAGCGCACCTGGCGACCGGCGTCGCCAAAGGTAGCCGGATTGACGGCATAGGATGTCGTACAATTGGGGCAAACGATATGCATGGAGCGGGTCGCCGATGACATGGCCTGCAGGTTACAAGATGACTGTTAACGAATCGGAAACCATAACGGTCGCACAACCGAATTACGGTCTCCCCATCGACGGTCATGGAGCCGTCTCGTACCCCATCGAACGGAGCTGAATGTGGTCCGGTTCGAAAATGTCGGCTTGCGCTACGGGCTTGGCCCGGAAATTCTGCGCGACCTCAATTTCCAGATCCCCGCGCACTCGTTCCAGTTCCTGACGGGCCCCTCGGGCGCCGGCAAGACGTCGCTGCTGCGGCTGTTGTTCCTGTCGATGCGGCCGACCCGCGGCCTGGTCAATCTGTTCGGCAATGACATCTCGCAGCTCGGCAAGGACGAGATCGCGGATCTGCGCCAGCGCATCGGCATCGTGCTGCAGGATTTCCGTCTGCTCGACCACATGACAACTTATGAAAACGTGGCTTTGCCGTTCCGGGTGATGGGCCGCGACGAATCCAGCTACCGCCGCGAGGTCATCGACCTCCTGAAATGGGTCGGCCTCGGAGAGCGCATGGACGCGCTGCCGCCGATCCTGTCCGGCGGCGAGAAGCAGCGCGCCGCGATCGCGCGGGCGGTGATCGCCCGGCCGCTGCTGCTGCTCGCCGACGAGCCGACCGGCAATGTCGATCCGACGCTCGGCCGCCGGCTGTTGCGGCTGTTCATCGAGCTCAACAAGTCCGGCACCGCGGTGATCATCGCCACCCATGATATTACCTTGATGGACCAGTATGATGCGCGCCGCATGGTGCTGCATCAGGGACGGCTGCATATTTATGAATAGGCAGGTCGATGAATAGATCTCGCGACGACCACGACGCGCTGATGGATCTCGGGCACGATACCCCGCAGGTTCCGGTGAAGGCGCGCAATACCTCGCCGATCGTGCCGCGCGGCTCGATCGCCGGCCGCGCGCTGGTCGCGGTGGTCGCGATCATGACGTTCCTGGCGTCGCTGACCACCGGCGCGGTGCTGCTGGTCTCCGCCTCGGCGTCGGAATGGCAGTCCGAGGTCGCCAGCGAGATCACCATCCAGGTCAAGCCGCTGCCCGGCCGCGATCTCGAGCGCGATACGCAGGCGGTGGCCGAGGCCGTCCGCGGCCAGCCGGGGATCGTCGAAGTGCGGCCCTATACGAAGGCGGAATCCGCCGGCCTGCTGGAGCCCTGGCTCGGCAGCGGCCTGTCGCTCGACGACCTGCCGGTGCCGCGTGTCATCGTGGCCCGCCTGATGCCGGGCACCACGCTCGATATTGCCGGGCTGCGGGCCCGCGTCACCCAGGTCGCGCCCAATGCCAGCGTCGACGACCACCGCGCATGGATCGAGCGGATGCGCTCGATGACCGGGGCGACGGTACTGGCCGGCATCGGCATTCTGGCGCTGGTCATCATCGCCACCCTGATCTCGGTGTCGTTCGCCACCCGCGGCGCGATGGCCGCGAACCGGCCGATCGTCGAGGTACTGCATTTCGTCGGCGCCACCGACCGCTTCATCGCCAACCGGTTCTTCCGGCACTTCCTGCGGCTCGGCCTGCAGGGCGGGCTGATCGGCGGCGGGGTGGCGATGCTGGCCTTCGGCTTCTCGGAATCGATCGCCGGCTGGTTTTCCGGCACTCCGGTGGGCGACCAGTTCGCAGCCTTGCTCGGCACTTTCGCGCTGCGGCCGTCCGGCTATCTGGCGCTGGCTGCGCAGGCCTGTCTGATCGCCGGGATCACCGCCTGGGCCTCGCGGCGCACGCTGTTTTCGACGCTGAACGATATCGAATGAGGCGTGTCGCCAGGCAGATGCGTTTGAAACGGAACGGCGCTGGCATCGCCAGCCCCGGCGAAATTATCTAGACTATCGTGGGAGAATTGTACCAAGCCGCCATGTTGCCGCCGACCGACCAGGATCCGATCGATGCCCCCGTGGCTGCGCCGCCGCGTCGGCGCGTGGTGCGCGCAACCATCGTGGTGTTGTTTGCGCTCGGCTTCATGGTCGGTGCGGTGGGCTTCATCGGTTTTCTCTCGCAGTTGCGCAGCGGCGAAATCAAGCCCTCCGCCAATGCCGACGGCATCGTCGTGCTCACCGGCGGCTCGTCGCGGGTTTCGGACGCGATCGAACTGCTCGCCAATGGGTATGGCAAGCGCCTGCTGATCTCCGGCGTGCATCCGACCAACAATGTCAGCGATCTGGCGCGCTCCTTGCCCGACAGCGAACAGCTCCTGACCTGCTGCGTCGATCTCGATCGCTCGGCGGTCAACACCCGCAGCAATGCGGTGGAGACGCGGCGCTGGGCGCATGAGCGCGGCTTCCGCTCGCTGATCGTGGTGACGTCGAACTATCACATGCCGCGTGCTATCGTCGAATTGTCGCACGAGATGCCGGATATCGAGCTGATTCCATTCTCGGTGATCGGCGACAAGTGGCGCGATGAACCCTGGTGGTTCAGCGCGCCGACCTTGCGGCTGCTGTTGTCGGAATACGCCAAATATCTCGCTGCCGAAGTGCGCGTGAGGCTGGCCGGCGCCGGGCTCGACTTGACGCGGGAGTGGGCCACGCAGCAAACAGAGGCGCCGCGACGACCCCCGGCGCGCATTTCCGCCAATTGAACGGATGGCCATGACCTCGATTTTCGTGCGTTCGTTGATCTACAACGTCTTGTTCTACGTGCTGCTGGTGTTCTGGATCCTGGTCGCCATCCCGACCATGGTGATGCCGCCGCGCGCGTTCATGGCGGTCGCAAAGGCGTGGGCGCGCAGCAGCGTCTGGCTGATGAGGGTGGTCTGCAACACCCGGACCGAATATCGCGGCCTCGAGAAAATTCCGGCGGGGCCGCTGATCGTCGCCTCCAAGCACCAGTCGATGTGGGAAACCTTCGCGCTGATGCAGTTCTTCGATGCGCCGCTCTTCATCTACAAGCGAGAACTGGCGTGGATTCCCTTCTTCGGCTGGTACCTGATGAAGTCGAAGATGATCGGCGTCGATCGCGCAGGGGGCATGCGTTCGCTGATGGACATGGCGCGCCGCGCGCCGAAGGAAGTGCAGAGCGGCCGGCAACTGATCATCTTCCCGGAGGGCACCCGCACCCCGGTCGAGGCGCCGCCGGACTACAAGACCGGCGTTGGCCAGATCTATGTCAATTCGGGCGTGCCGTGCCTGCCGGTGGCGCTGAATTCCGGCCTGTTCTGGCCGCGCCGCACCTTCCTGCGCTATCCCGGCACGCTGGTCGTGGAGTTCCTCGATCCGCTGCCGGCCGGCCTCGGTCGCAAGGAATTCATCGTCGTGATGAGCACCCGGATCGAGGAAGCCACCAACCGCATCGTCGCCGCCGCCCGCGTCGAGCAGGCGGAGCTGTTCGGCCGGGTGCCGAATGTGGCTGCGAAAGAGAGCTGATCTTTCTTCCTTCCCTCTCCCCCTGTGGGAGAGGGTGAATCGAACATGCGGAGCATGTTCGAGACGGGTGAGGGGGTGCCGTAAACACCGAACCCAGCATTACCCCTCATCCGTCTTGGCTTCGCGAAGCCACCTTCTCCCACAAGGGGAGAAGGAAGAAGGCGCGCCGCCGCACCAAGCTAGCTTTGCA
Coding sequences:
- the argH gene encoding argininosuccinate lyase; amino-acid sequence: MAGTSNKMWGGLFGENPDAIMEEINVSIDVDRALYAQDIAASKAHAAMLAAQGIITAKDAKQIAGGLDTILSEITKGSFTFKRALEDIHMNVESRLGELIGPASGRLHTARSRNDQVATDFRLFVRDTLDVLDEAFAAFQRALVDRALEHAGTVMPGFTHLQTAQPVTFGHHLMAYVEMAARDRGRFADARKRLNESPLGAAALAGTSFPIDRHATARALGFDRPMNNSLDAVSDRDFVLETLSAASIAAVHLSRFAEEIVIWTSPLVGLVRLSDKFTTGSSIMPQKRNPDAAELVRAKTGRVIGALTGLLIVMKGLPLAYQKDMQEDKQGAMEAFSALSLAIRAMTGMVRDLVPNEAKMHAAAGEGYATATDLADWLVRTLKMPFRDAHHVTGRIVGLATKAGVALHELPLKDMQAVEPKITAAALVVLSVESSVKSRVSYGGTAPKNVLAQAKAWSKRLEKEKK
- the lptM gene encoding LPS translocon maturation chaperone LptM, producing MNCSTRPASRRWALLVLTVSALALAGCGRKGGLDLPPQGNLQPSASSEPTINPDANSAAGKGTALFSTSSGDDSQPSAARGRKRAFVLDPLLD
- the lysA gene encoding diaminopimelate decarboxylase, giving the protein MRHFDYRDGVLHAEGVDVAAMAEAVGTPFYCYSTATLERHFRVFSEAFSDVKSVVCYAMKANSNQSVLRTLAKLGAGADVVSGGELKRALAAGIPPDKILFSGVGKTANEIRAALAENILCINVESEPELELLSAIASEMGRIARISIRVNPDVDSGGHAKITTGKSENKFGIPLSGARAVYARAASLPGIQVTGVDMHIGSQIIDLAPMEAAFRLLADFVGVLRADGHTISHVDLGGGLGIPYYEDRAVPPEPAAYAAMVKRVTHNLGCTLMFEPGRLIVGNAGILVARVIYVKHGDGKNFVIIDAAMNDLIRPTLYEAYHEILPVVQPAPGAPMIVADVVGPVCETGDYLALDRSLPLPKPGDLIAVMTAGAYGAVQAGTYNTRALIPEVLVNGEHYAVVRPRVEIEDLIAMDKPAPWL
- a CDS encoding TIGR02302 family protein — its product is MSATPPDLAPSRPEPELAQALQRARIAIAWERSWPHLGRLLSVVGLFLVASWAGLWLMLPSVARAIGLVLFALAALATLIPLVKFRWPSREEGLSRLDRGTGIRHRPATALSDTLATQDPVARALWLVQRERTLASLDKIRAGLPSPRLAIHDPWALRALVAVLLFATWFAASGEHGARIMAAFNWQGVLPPSNVRVDAWVTPPAYTGRAPIILSAANKDAADANLLPVPAGSTLIVRSSGGTLDVALTGGISEVAPTAEAPKGTSERHFTITTDGTAHVRAPASQPVWKFTATGDRPPSIALARDPERQARGSLQMSYRLEDDYGVTEARAQFAARESDARGAKPRPLFEPPSFSLVLPNARTRNGVGQTVKDLSEDPYAGADVTLTLTAKDEAGNEGQSEPFATRLPERLFTKPLPRALIEQRRILALDANQRGQIGVALEAMMIAPEAFTPEAGQYLGLRSVMSQLDRARTDAALREVVASLWSLAVTIEDGDITDVDKALKAAQEALKQALERGASDEEIKKLTENLRAALDNFLKHLAEKMKENPQQLARPLDKNTKVMRQQDLNNMIERMERLSRSGDKDAAKQLLEQMQQMLENLQMAQPGQQGDGEMEQALNELGDMIRKQQQLRDKTFKQGQESREQRRQRQAKPGEQGMGDLQQDQKSLRDRLKKLQDQLAKQGMGQGQKGQKGEKGQKGQSGQGEQGQQGDPGDGDDGDGLGEADSAMGDADGRLGDGNADGAVDSQGKALDALRKGAQKLAQAMQPGEGEGQQDGPGNNPGRQQGAGRQTDPLGRPLQGRDLGDDLSVKIPGEIDVQRVRRILEELRRRLGDTARPQLELDYIERLLKDY
- a CDS encoding response regulator — protein: MMRILIADDEESMRVLVARAIALDGHEIVTAQDGAEALEILTDQDGAFDLLLTDIKMPVMDGIALALAAARDFPEVIILLMTGFADQRERASGLNAIVHDVVTKPFSVADIRTAVADALASKAQK
- a CDS encoding MJ0042-type zinc finger domain-containing protein; this translates as MHIVCPNCTTSYAVNPATFGDAGRQVRCARCKEIWLAQPEDLARAKVPAMAEPDPNEDMSAWGITEDEADEAPAAVPQIESPSISAEQLPEAAAPVTDADWTAMARDEPVAGPRFGRKSRLSPLRRLAPKFSLRLPFLPRLSLSTACFGMAALVLALLFWRVDIVRMMPQTAGFYQLAGIHVNLRGLSFNDVKVLTETVDGKPVLVIEGNIVGDSKTVPVALPRLRFVVRDAKGTEIYAWNAVLEQQGLNPGDKAWFRSRLASPPPEGRSLDVRFFNKRDLAG
- the ftsE gene encoding cell division ATP-binding protein FtsE, translated to MVRFENVGLRYGLGPEILRDLNFQIPAHSFQFLTGPSGAGKTSLLRLLFLSMRPTRGLVNLFGNDISQLGKDEIADLRQRIGIVLQDFRLLDHMTTYENVALPFRVMGRDESSYRREVIDLLKWVGLGERMDALPPILSGGEKQRAAIARAVIARPLLLLADEPTGNVDPTLGRRLLRLFIELNKSGTAVIIATHDITLMDQYDARRMVLHQGRLHIYE
- a CDS encoding cell division protein FtsX is translated as MNRSRDDHDALMDLGHDTPQVPVKARNTSPIVPRGSIAGRALVAVVAIMTFLASLTTGAVLLVSASASEWQSEVASEITIQVKPLPGRDLERDTQAVAEAVRGQPGIVEVRPYTKAESAGLLEPWLGSGLSLDDLPVPRVIVARLMPGTTLDIAGLRARVTQVAPNASVDDHRAWIERMRSMTGATVLAGIGILALVIIATLISVSFATRGAMAANRPIVEVLHFVGATDRFIANRFFRHFLRLGLQGGLIGGGVAMLAFGFSESIAGWFSGTPVGDQFAALLGTFALRPSGYLALAAQACLIAGITAWASRRTLFSTLNDIE
- a CDS encoding YdcF family protein, translating into MLPPTDQDPIDAPVAAPPRRRVVRATIVVLFALGFMVGAVGFIGFLSQLRSGEIKPSANADGIVVLTGGSSRVSDAIELLANGYGKRLLISGVHPTNNVSDLARSLPDSEQLLTCCVDLDRSAVNTRSNAVETRRWAHERGFRSLIVVTSNYHMPRAIVELSHEMPDIELIPFSVIGDKWRDEPWWFSAPTLRLLLSEYAKYLAAEVRVRLAGAGLDLTREWATQQTEAPRRPPARISAN
- a CDS encoding lysophospholipid acyltransferase family protein is translated as MTSIFVRSLIYNVLFYVLLVFWILVAIPTMVMPPRAFMAVAKAWARSSVWLMRVVCNTRTEYRGLEKIPAGPLIVASKHQSMWETFALMQFFDAPLFIYKRELAWIPFFGWYLMKSKMIGVDRAGGMRSLMDMARRAPKEVQSGRQLIIFPEGTRTPVEAPPDYKTGVGQIYVNSGVPCLPVALNSGLFWPRRTFLRYPGTLVVEFLDPLPAGLGRKEFIVVMSTRIEEATNRIVAAARVEQAELFGRVPNVAAKES